The nucleotide sequence ATCCTTCGGACTTATCTTCATCTCAAACGAATCAATATAAATATTCTTATTTCCTGCCTTAACCCTGATGCTGTTATGTCCGAATACTTCAATATCGTCTGTTGTCATGTTTTCACCAACCTTATATTTCATCTGCCTTATGAACCAATTTAGCCTCTACGGATGCGGCTCCATTCACATAAGGTCTTAGTTTATCAGCAGTCTTTCCAATTCCGCTTCCACCAGAAGTTGCAAATGCAAAAACTCTTTTTCCTGTCCAGTCGTATCCCTTGCAGAATGTATTAACAACATTAGGTGCTGAACCATACCAAATAGGAAATCCTATATAAATGCTGTCATAATCTGCAAAATTCTCAATTTTTCCAACAACCGGTACATCTTTTTTACCGATTTTCTCCTTATTGCATCTTGCAAGAGGATTAACCCACCTGATATCAGCAGCTGAATAAGGTATTTCAGGCTTAATTTCAAATATGTCAGAACCTGTCTTTTCTGCATATTCTTTTGCTACCTTAGCAGTAGTTCCTTCTGCACTAAAATAAGTTACAAGTGTCTTTCCCATAATATTGTTCCTCCCTCTTTGCAACTAAAGAATATATTTTTCAATTATTCTCAAAACCTCCGGCAAATATGAACTTCCAAACAAATTAAGATGGTTTGTCAGATGATAAAGATTGTAAAGATCTCTCCGTTCTTCATATCCCGGAACCATATCCATTTCATCAAAATAAGCATCGTAAAATCTTCTGTCAAATCCACCAAATAGTTCTGTCATGGCTATGTCGGCTTCGTTGCACCCTACGTACACAGCAGGATCAATCAGCATCGGCATTCCCTTCTCATCAGACATGAAATTTCCCGACCATAAATCTCCATGTAAAAGAGATGGTTTTTCCGGCTCAAATAAAAATCTGTCAAGATTATTCAGAAGCTTATCCAATTCCTTAATAGTTACACTGTCAAAATATTCTTCAGCCAGTTCAAGCTGCGGACGGAGTCTGCACTCTGAATAAAATTCAATCCAACTGTTCCTCGGAAAATTTTTCTGCTTACCGGCTCCAATGTAATTGTCACTCTCAAAGCCATATTTTCCAGTGCTCAAGTATTGAGCAGTATCAGCATTGTGCATGGATGCCAAATTGAATCCTAGTTTCTCCCAAAAATCAGGCTGCAATTTTCCGCTGTCAATGAACTCCATGAGAAGGAAAGAAAAACCGCAGTCCTCCCCTCGTGCATATATCGTCGGAACTCTGACTCTGCCTGTAGCTCTAATCGCAGCTATTCCCTCTGCTTCAGCTCTGAAGAAATCAGCATTCGCTAATGTATTGGCTTTGAGAAACAATACAGTTCCATTAGACGTAAAAAGCTTATAAGCATCATTAGCATCCCCACCATGAACAGGCTGCTTTTTTTCTATGATCGTATCTGTTCCACAAACGAAAGATACCGCCTCTTTAAGCGAACTGAATACAGGTATCTGTTTCATTTCATCATAAGTTAATTCCATTCCATCCCCAATCATCAGAGCCAAAATAACGGATATACATATGATCCGGTGCTACGCCAAGAATATCTCCGTAAATTTTCGTCAGTTCTTTAGTCATTTTTTCATAAACATCAGCTGATGCACTGCCAAAAGTTTTTATCTCTATAAAAGCAACAGGCTCTGAATTATCGCCTCTGAAATACATAGAGATTTCATCTTCGATAGCAAGCATAAGCCAGCTTTCACTTTTTCCAGGAATAATTGCAATTGCCTGTCCTAAGCGTTCCTTCAGCTGTGTTTCTTTCTCCTCTGAAATCTTTACATTAGTTTTTGTAGAAATAAATGGCATAGTTTGTCTGCCACTCAAAATGTGTGTAAATATACTCACATCGAGAAATTGAAGTCCTCTCGGATACTTCTTACTGCTTCAATGTGTATGCTTTGGTGATTGCAAGCAATACACTACTCACAAGTTCTTGTACACTCCACAGTCGTAAATTCCCGAAATAGCCTTCGGTACATACCTACGTTTGCTTGATTATGCAATTACGTAAGTTACAGCATCTCTTAGGTTTAGACTTGCATTAAAATCTCTATCCTCAACATAGCCACATCCGCAGCGATATACCCTATCAGAAAGTTTTAAATCTTTCTTGATGTTTCCGCAGCAATGGCACATCTTGGATGATGGATACCATCTGTCTACTATCCTTAATTCAATGCCATTATCATCACATTTAGACTTTAGCTTAATCCTAAACTCATAGAACTTCTGTGATGCAACAGCCTTTGAAAGATGCCTGTTTTTCATCATTCCTGACACGTTTAAATCTTCAATAGTTATATAAGACGGTTTGGTTTTCACTATCTCTGCTATTGTTTTATTGATGTAATCAGTACGGATATTATCCAATTTGTGATGAAGTTTCTGTACTTTGAGCTTTTGTTTCTGTATATTTGCTCTCTGAGTAGACTCTCCTTTCTTTAAGTTTTCATACTTACGAGAGAGGCATCTTTGCTCTCTACGTAATTGTTTTTCTAACTTTTTTAACCGTGCTGACTTATTGATGTTTTTATAGGTTTTACCATTAGAACATATCGCCAAGTCTTTAAGTCCTAAGTCTATTCCAAGACCATCTTTGCTTTTGTTAGCGATCTTAGTATCGGAAATTTCAACAAGAGCAGATACATAGTATTTTCCAGCTTTAATAGACACAGTACCGCTTTTGACTTTCCATCCATCTTTTTTTGTTGGAATATAACCTTTCTCTTTAATGCGAACCCAGCCTAATGTTGGAATATTGATTCTATGTCTTTCACAGGCGCAGTCTTTAGGATTATTCCTGACAAAGTACATTTTTACATCAGACTTCCCTTTCTTCTTGAAGTTTGGAAAGCCACTCTGATGTTTGAAAAACTTTGTAAAAGCAGTACATCCGTCCTCGATGGATTTCTTTACAGACTTTGAATAAACTTCCTTGATCCATGATTTATCAGGATTATTGGGAATATATTCGTTGTTAAGCCAGATGCTAAAACTTTTACCTGTCATAAATTTTTCGCCCTTATCATGTAAAGCTTTGTTGTGACCAAGATAAAAGTTATAGATATATCTGCAAGTGCCGATGGTCTTGTTAATCTTGACTTTCTGCTCAGATGTCGGATTTATTTCCGTCTTGAAGCTCTTTAGCAATTTCCTCGTCCCTTTCTATTTGATTTTTATACTTACGAAGCCCATACAACCTACAAGAGAACACATGAAGGATCGAAACAATATCCTGTACAAGTTCTTCCTGTGGTGATAGTTCTTCATTGTTTACTACCACTATGTTTGTATTGAACTTCATGCAGAATTTTTCAAACCAATCATAGCCAAATCTGATAAACCTATCTTTGTGTGTAACTATAATAGTTTTTATTTTTCGTTCCATTACCTCATTTAATAATTCATTCCATTTCTTGCGATTATAATTAAGTCCACTTCCATAATCTTCAATACATTTGTCTACAATGATTCCTTTTGCATTGCAGAACTGTCGCAAAAAAGATACTTGATTATGCAAGTCATCTTTTTGATTTCTTGTAGATACTCTGGCATAAATAACTATCTGACGATTATCATTTACGGTATTTATACCCTTAAACTGAAGATATTGGTCATAGGTATAATAACGCCTATCAGTTGGAGTACGATATGCTTTTAGAGTTCCTTCCCTGTCCCAACGCTGTAACGTTTTGACGGAAACACCTAATAATTCAGCAAAATCTTTTGGTTTATAATTAGTGACATTAGAAATGTGCATAGCAATATCCTCCGTGAGTATATATAAACACATTTAATCACTAATGTCAATATACTTAATTACTTAACAATTCCTCCTTTCTTAATACAATAAACTGTAATTCATTAGTCAAAACTTTATCTTCAACTCCACCTTCACAGTTGGATCTACAAGCCCTGCAAATGCCTCCCCATCAGCCGGCTTGCCAACTACGCTTCCATAGTGAACCGGTATGGCAACTTCCGGGCGAAGAATATTTACAAGCTCTGCTGCTTTCTTTGCATCCATAGTATATGTACCGCCAACAGGAACAAGCGCTATATCGCATCTCACTTCCTTAGCCTCTTTGGTCAGATCAGTATCTCCTGCAATATAAATTCTCTTTCCATCTATCCTTAAGATATAGCTTACCCAGCCTGCACTTCTCGGATGGAACGGCTTCAAAATGTTGTATGCCGGAATGGTATCAAACTCCAAGCCATAAATCTCACGATAGCTTCGCTGCTCTACAGTTACAATCTCACGTACTAAATTCGCAGCTGCCTGAGCTTTGATTTTCATCTTCTCCGGTACAACCATCACTGTATCATTGCAAGCAACCTTTTCAATATCATCCGGTGAAAAAATGGTCGTAATGGTCATGCGTGATCAGTATGAAATCTGCATCCTTTGGTTCTTCCATCATCTCAAAGGGATCAATATAAATCTTCTTATCACCAGCAGTTATCCTTATGCTGTTCTGGCCAAATACTTCGATATTATCTGTTGTCATCACATCCTCACCTTTCCAAATGCTGCCTGCTTCCATAACCTTCTTTTTTCAGATCAGAATCAAGATAATCAAAGATCTTTGGAACAACTTTTATCAAATTCATAGGGCACGGAAGTTTTTTCATGGTTTCAACCGGTATCTTCTTTACAGCCATAATTTTCAGATATTCATCACTGAAAGGCTCGATCATACTTGCCATTCCTTCTATCTGCAAGCTTTTTAGATTTGCAAAACCATTGTATGGTTCATATATTGCTATTCCGACATGCTTGTTTTCTTTAAGTCCTTTGAATTTTAATCCACCTTCTGAGAAAAAATAGAAACAGCCATCTGAGTAGTTATACTCAATCGGAGTACATCTTACACCATCGGCTGATGCCGTTGCCAGGGCACAGGTATTGTGTCCTTCCATAAACGCATCGATCTTTGCCTTCAACTCATTTTCTTCCATTTTGGCAGAGTCTCTGTCTTTTTCAATCCAATGATTAGCCGCCTTATCATAATCCATTTCCCACATCTCTTTTTCTCCTATTTTCCCTATTTTTCAATACTCTTAATCATTTTGCATAATTCCTCTGCCAGTATTCTATGACCTTCGGAAGTCAGATGAAGTGAATCACACTCTGATGGACTTGTAGGTCTTCCTTCATAAAGCTCCATTGTACTATTTCTCCAATCCAAACTCTTTGCATAATTTATCATATCTTGCCTGTTCTTTCTCCTTAATCGGTTTTGACAGGTCATTCATGATATGATGCATGGCATCGGCATCTTTCAGTACTTCATCTATAGGACTGTCTGCAACAAGCTTGTCATCATGATGATAAATAGCCGAGCAGATAATGTCATTCTCACTGTCATCCGTCAGATTGAGTTCTGTAAGAATAGTACGTGCAAGGTCTGCTCCTTTATGAGCATGGTCATCATAAGAACCGGATTTATATGCATGTAAATCATGCATCATTGCAGCCATGGATGCCAACTCCGGATCCAATCCCCGCTTTTGGTAATAATAGTTGCTGCAAGAGACACTCCATACAGATGAACAAAAGCACCGTTCCGCTTATCCTCATCTGCCATCTTATTAAGTTCATTATCAACATACTTTCTTAGTTCTTTAAGTCTGCTCATAAATTATCCCTCCAATCGCTCCTTCAACAGCGTATTTCTCTTCGTCACAGTAACATTTCTTACAGCATAGGACAGTGCTTTCTTAGTACCGACAATCACAAATACCTTCTTCGCCCTTGTTATGCCTGTGTATATAAGATTTCTCTGCAACATGATATAGTGATTCATCATCACCGGCATTACAACAATAGGATACTCTGATCCCTGTGCCTTATGAATTGTTGTTGCATAAGCATGAACCAGCTCGTCGAGCTCCGTGATATCATACTCAATAACCCTGTTGTCAAAGTTGACCTTCAGCGACCTGTCCTCTTCGTTTACAGAAGCGATAATTCCTATATCACCGTTAAATACTTCCTTGTCGTAATTATTTTTAATCTGCATTACCTTGTCATCAGAACGAAAAACAAAACCACTTCGTCTTAGGCACGGCTTCGGCATCTTCACTTTACCTCTGCCTCTCATGAAGATTTCCTCTTCCGTAGGATTAAGAGCCTCCTGCAAGGCAAGATTAAGATTGGTCGCGCCCACTACGCCTCTCTGCATTGGCGTTAATACCTGAATATCCGTAGGCACAACCTTATAATATCTCGGCAGCTTATCCTTCACCAATTCAACAATCTGCGGGACAGAAGCCTCCGCATCCTCATTTTCCATAAAAAAGAAATCTGAATTCTTACCGTTACTAATATCCGGCATCTTACCCTCATTAATCCTGTGGGCATTCATAATAATCCGGCTCGTCTGTGCTTGTCTGAAAATCCTTGTCAGTTTAACAACCGGAAAAGCCCCAGACTCAATAATGTCCCTGAGCACATTGCCTGCCCCGACTGAAGGCAGCTGGTCAATATCACCAACCATAATAAGCCTCATAGTAGGCGGTATAGCCTTAAGCAGTGAATTCATCAGAATAATATCTATCATGGAACACTCATCTACTATAAGCACGTCACCCTCTAAAGGATTATCCTCATTACGCTGATAGCCCTCCGGAGGTTTGGTTTCAAGGAGTCTGTGAATGGTCTTGGCTTCCATTCCTGTCGCCTCGGTCATTCTCTTGGCAGCCCTTCCCGTTGGTGCCGCAAGGAGAATCTTCAATCCATAAGCCTTGTAAGCAGAAATGATTCCATGAGTGGTAGTGGTCTTTCCCGTACCGGGACCACCCGTAAGAACCATGACCTTCGCCATCGCCGCCTGTCTTATCGCATCAGCCTGTATATCATCATAGTTCATACCGGTCTTTTTCTGAATTGCCTCAATATCTACAGAAAGACTGTCATTCCCCGACTTCTTCCTCGCTTCAAGAAGCCGCTTGTAAAGCTTGTCTCCCGCCGGTGATGAATTAAGCTTCTTCAACTTATTTGCAACTCCGACCTCCGCATAGTAAAAAGGCGGCAAATATACTGCAAGTATCCTGTTGCCGTCATCGTCCGTCCTGGAAATATCTTTTTCTATGATCAGCTCCTCTTTCTGAATCATGTCATCCATCGTCATGATGACAGACTCAGCAGAAGCTTCAAGGAGCTGCTCTGCTTTGGCTATAAGCTGAGGTTTCTCTGCATAAACGTGACCTTCATTCGAAAGCTCTGATAGAGTGTACATGAGACCACTTCGAAGCCTCACATAAGACTCTTTGCCAAAGCCCAGCTTTGCCGCAATCTGATCCGTCGTCTTAAATCCGATTCCCCATATATCATCCGCGAGCTTATATGGATTTTCTTTCATAACGTCGATGCTTTTGTTGCCGTATTGCTTGTAAATCTTCGCGGCATAAGAAGCCGATACCTGATGCTCCTGAAGGAAAAGCATGATATTCTTAACTTCTTTCTGCTTCTCCCATGAATCAACAATCATCTTTATCCGCTTATTTCCTATACCTTCGACCTCAATAAGCAAATCAACTCTTTCCTCGATGACATCAAAAGTATCCGTACCGAATTTCTGCACAATCCTCTTTGCAAACTTCGGTCCGACTCCCTTAATAAGCCCTGATCCTAAATACTTCTCCATTCCGTAAACAGTAGCCGGTAATGTTTCTTCCCAGTTCTCAGCCACAAACTGCCTGCCATACTTGGAGTCTACCTTCCAACTACCATCTATAAGAAGCACCGAGCCGACATTGGCGTCAAGAAGATTGCCAACCACGGGCACAAGGTCATCGTAATTCTTCACCCGGCACTTGAGGACGGAGTATCCGTTCTCAGGATTCTGATATGTAATTCGTTCAACTACGCAGCGTATTTTTGTCACTGATTTAGTATCTCACTTCCAATTTGCATAATTCTGTCATCAAGTACTGCAAATATTATTTCAATATCATGATCCGGATTAGAATCCATATAGTCCCTGCAGGCTCTGATTGCAACATCCCAGGCCTGTTCCAACGGATATCCAAATATTCCCGCTGAAATCAGTGGGAATCCTATGGAATGACAGTCATTTTCTTTTGCCAATTTCAATGACTGCATATATGCACTGTATAAAAGCTCCGGTTCTTTTTTATTACCGCCGCTCCATCGCGGTCCTACCGCATGAATAATATATTTTGCTGGAAGGTTAAATCCCGGAGTAATAACAGCACCGCCAGTCTCACAGCCTCCAATCTCCTCACACACTTGCGTAAGTTCCTTAGATCCTGCTTTCTTAAATATTACACCGCAAACTCCGCCGCCTTCCCAGAGACCTTCATTTGCAGCATTAACGACTGCATCCGTCCTTAAATCGGTTATACTTATTTTCCTAATTGAAATACCCATATCAAATACACCCCCTGAAATAGCTCTTTGTGTACTATTGATTCATACTTCGATTATACAAACGTCAAAAGTATGACTTTTTGCTGGCACAAATCTGAAATCGCCAGCAAAAATCCTGCTTCGCAGGATACGCATTTAGATAAATCTAAATGCTAGTCCAATACGAGTATTGATTTTTCGATAAAAATCAATACTCTATACTATTCCGCCGGCTTTCTGCCGATAAGCTTTATTATGGCATTCTCTTCAGCTTCCTGAAAATGCTCTTTCACCCTTTCAAAGACCTTCTGCCATGACTCAGAAGGTTTCTCATTATAAGCAGAAGTCACTGTTTCATATCCCCAAATAGCTTCCGGCGGCAGCATCACGGATACTGGCATACCATATTCCTCACCACGCTTATTCATGCGTCTGTGGAAATTCGTAATCACAAGATATGTCTGCATCTGAAGTCCTGTTACAATGCCCGGATAATTCTTCTCTTTATTTTTTCCAAAACCTGCCATTTTCTTAAGGTCAGTTGAAAGTATTTCCTCAGTGTGAAATGTCACATCCCCATCTTCATCTCTTCTCGTAAGCAGATCCATAATCAGTTTTTCTCTTCGGCTGGCAAGTCCGTCTTCGTAGCGGGCATCAAAGTCATATCCACTTCGTCTGAAATTAGCAAAGTATGGTAACCATTCAATGCTGATGAACCCTGCCTTCTGTCCGAAAAATTTACCGTAAGCCACCTGATGATCTGCGGCTATAATCTCACGCCATTCCCAGGGATCCTCCTCGCGAATTCCAGTCCACCAATAATCCGGAGATACATGCTCCTCTGCTGAAAAGCCCTCCACTTCATTTGCGAAAAGAGGTAGGAAGCCCACTTCATTTATCCAATTTACAAGTTCCTTCCATGTCCTTATGCGGTATGGGTTGTCCCACTCCATTCCCCGCATAATCCACTGTCCATCTTTTACTGCCATATTTTACCTATATCATTTACTACAGCTTGATTAGCAATATTATTCGTTTCCACTGTTATTGACATTCGTCTTCTCCACGCATCTCAATACAAATATCATCAAGCTTGTTCTTATGTTTCAGACGCTCAACATTCCATGTTGCAATCCTCAAAACTGCACCTCAATCCTTCATTCGATTCAAAATACCATCCACATCAATTCCGGGATGCGTTGTATAAATCTGCAAAATCTCTTCCACCAACTTCTTCTCAACACGGTTACGCTCAGAGATTATCTCTACCGTTCTGCCTGCATCCATATCCTTTACAATATTCTTTATGAGTTTGTCCATTTCTTTCTGAGGCGGGTACTTCGAGCCTTTCTTCAGAATTGGAGAAAGGTCCTGTTTTTCTATCCGATATGTGCCGTCCGATTCTATTGTCATCAGCATAAAGGTTATCGGCTGTGTAAACCTCCTTAGGCCGCAGCTTCCTGGGTTCAGATAAGTAATCTCTCCATCCTGCCGGTTTTCATATTTGTGAGAGTGACCATATACAACAAAATCAGCGTCTGACAGTTTTTCCTTTATATGCTTGATGTTATGAATAATCGCAAACCAACTTACGATGTTTTTTCCAGATACTTTGATTATACAAATCGTATATAATTACTGCAATACAGTAAAACATCTGTGTACGAAAATGAGCAGTCATCTTGACTGCTCAACATTCACATTTAATCTTCATCATCGTAATTATCGTACCAATAGTCTACAGCTGCATCGTAGGCCTCGTCTTCATCGTCATAATCATCCTCATAGTCGTAGAATTCTTCGTACTTATCATCTGCAAAGCTATCCGGATCATCATAATCATTAACATCATAATAGTCGGCTCTGCGTGATTTATTCGACTTATAGCTTCCACTGCTGTTATAGAATTTCTTTGTAGTGCTTGAGGATCTTCTACTTGAAGAGCTGCTCTTACTATATGTCTTGGTAGTGCTCTTTGTGCTTGGTGTATAGCTCGAAGAATAGTCTGACTTGTTATATTGCTGATAATGAATAGTGCAGTATCTCGTCCCGCTAGCCTTTATATTGCCACACCCCGGCTCATCACAACAATGCGTAGGGCAGTAATTAGATCCCGGTCGAACCCGCCTGTCGCAGTTAGATATCTTGCAATATATAATCTCCGGCTCCTTTTTTCTGCCTGCCAAAGTAACCATTAACACGATACCAACGAGCAACGTAATGATCCAGAAAAACTTCTTTTCGTTCATAGCGAGCCCTCCCATACAACTAACAAATGGCTCTTACCATTTCAGAATATCTTTGAAATCTTGGCTGAAAGCATAATTCCTCCAATGAATAAAGCTATAGCTGGAGAACTGGCGAAAACTATACATGCTACCAAAAAGATTCCTAATGCAATGCGATTTTTCTTTTGCTGCTCTTCTTCTGCACTCTTCTTGATTTCTTCGACCATATCATGGATTTCTTTACATTTCTCAGGACTCACATAGCATACATCACTGTCATCGTCATCATCGTCAAAATCAGTATCGGTATATCCGTCGTACTTACTACTGCCATAGTAATTATCATCAATGTTAAATGTCTCTCGGATGTAGGCTGCTTCGATAGGATCTATGTGACCATCATGGTTCAAATCAAATGGAGTGTTCGCGAAATTATCATAATAATCAAGTGACATAAGGCACCTCCCCTGAAACCGATATTGCTTGTTTCTTAGCTTAATTATAAATTTTAAGGAGTACTATAAAAAAAACCTTCCAAGCTGCTATACAAAGCTATACAAAGCTGCTATACAAAGATGGATACCATGAGTATTATAATTTGTGTAAAAGAAAAAGATTGTGTGAAAGAGGAAAAGATGATGAGCGTTTTCAAAAGTATTTAGATGAGTTTAATCAAATGCTATCGCAAAAAAGATCCCGCTAATTCAAATTTGCACTAATAACCTCTATCCCATGTGAGATAGAGGTTTTGTTTTTAGTCTGAAAACAAGAACGGAATTGATGCTGGCACCGCTTCCGCTGAAAACCTCGAAGGTTTTCGTTCGTTATTATTAAAGTAAAACACGAATCATAACATGTCAATCATTTTTTTACGTTAAAATGACGTAAAATCCAGCTTCTGATATATGTGCTTCTCTAACAACTTTTTCCCCTCATCCTCGGTGATCGGATTAGACTCATCTTCATATGGTTCTTTGTCAGAATGAAACCAGTAACCCTGTGCTTTTTCATCGTCGTCTGTAAAAACAGATTCAATGATATTGAGTTTTCCATCGCTGTAATTATAGTATGCCCAACTGGAATAAGCAGCCCCACTAGAGCCTTCGTTTGCAATCGAACCATCATCGCACAGATAATAGCGGTTTCTTTCCCAGCCATCAAAAACATGGACTACTTTTCCATTCTTCATGGTGTATAGATCATATATAATACTGTCCCATCCCTCATTCGGTCCGCTTCCGTCTGCGGCATTTTCTCCCAGAATCAGTTCTTCTGTTCCGTCTCCATCAAGATCTTTTTTCAGATAACCTAAAATCTCATATTCCGGATTATTCATGAAGAAGCATGTAGAAATACCATAAGGAGAGTCCTCGTCTTCATTGAATCCGTTCTTTAGTCCATCTGAAATGGTATCAATAATTTCATCATATGATTCTGCTGAAACCACATCATCTCCAGTTGCAGCTATTTCTGAGTCTTCGTAGGTAAATCCCGCTGCCTCAGAACTCCAATCGCTATACACCCTGTCATTTCCTGTTCCTTTGAATGCCCTGACCTTTATCAGAAAATCAAAATCGTCCTGTGCTGATGCCACGTAAAACGGATCATTTGTTTCAGTTATTTCCGGTTGGTTGAATTCTTCATCTGAATAATATTTCCCCTGTGAAGAAACTTCATATCCGTCTGCTCCATCAACAGGTGTCCACTCAAAATATACTTCTATGCAATCATCACCGGGACGCTTTACTCCATCCTTGACCTCCGGCACCGAAAGCAACGCCTCAGATGATGTTTCTGTGCTGTTGTCTTCTGCTACTGTTGACTCAACATTTTCTGCTGTAGACTCAACCGTCTCCACTGTACCTTTTTCTTCAACGTCTTTACTACTACCGCATGCCGATATAATGACTGCTATAACTGCTGTAATAATCATGGATTTTAATTTCATCAATTTCATTTACCCTTTACTCCACAAACATCATTATAGTATAACTCTTATGCTCATCTTATCATAATCCTGCCACAAAAGCATACTGTAATTAGTATGTAAAGATACCATGTTATGTTACCTTTCACATACCCACTACCAAGTTAGATTTCTCCGCCACCATTTCTGTAACAGCTCTTTCAAGCAATGCCGATGGATTGCTATTCGGGTTTATCCAATCATCAATGGCATCATAGGGTAATACGAGTGGCATTCTGTCATGAATTTTTCTTAA is from Lachnospiraceae bacterium C1.1 and encodes:
- a CDS encoding metallophosphoesterase family protein translates to MSDADFVVYGHSHKYENRQDGEITYLNPGSCGLRRFTQPITFMLMTIESDGTYRIEKQDLSPILKKGSKYPPQKEMDKLIKNIVKDMDAGRTVEIISERNRVEKKLVEEILQIYTTHPGIDVDGILNRMKD